In one window of Musa acuminata AAA Group cultivar baxijiao chromosome BXJ3-2, Cavendish_Baxijiao_AAA, whole genome shotgun sequence DNA:
- the LOC135630887 gene encoding probable serine/threonine-protein kinase At1g54610 codes for MGCICSKGINPDGDGETHRTKSLKRFVTISKKEEVVAAIADVAINGNVSKPQDDAVTSLPSPAAAGEKKAAGGSESARDGGGQQQRLPTAEAGANRDGLEAADAPTEVEAFSGEHAVAGWPSWLTDVAAEAVNGWQPRRAGSFEKLDKIGQGTYSTVYRARDHETGKFVALKKVRFVNMDPESVRFMAREIHVLRRLDHPNVIKLEGIVASQKSCNLYLVFEYMEHDLAGLAAKPGVKFTEPQVKCYTQQLLEGLVHCHSRGVLHRDIKGSNLLIDDNGILKIADFGLATLFNPEQKQPLTSRVVTLWYRPPELLLGATEYGVAVDLWSTGCILAELLAGKPVMPGRTEVEQLHKIFKLCGSPHDEYWKKLKLPNATIFKPQHQYKRCVAETFKDFPSSALTLLDSLLSIEPAHRGTAASALESEFFKTKPFACKPSNLPKYPPSKEYDAKIQGQEIRRKRAEATKDRSGSARPGTRETKAMLDANVEQQAQTNPKSISEKYNNAQDEIGPGFLIDTPVGTTHTGFYHSGTRNVNQEELSIPGRSYSSVRVSNGPQLQTHRSYMHQSGAANFSGSVAPRSTANSRYNRHDVTEPSDKHTLDGPSSVHKKDGRIVTKDSTVDYGTRNKRIHYSGPLMPPGGNIEDMLKEHERQIQEAVRKARVDKVKTKKNL; via the exons ATGGGCTGCATCTGCTCCAAAGGTATCAACCCGGACGGCGACGGCGAGACCCACCGGACAAAGTCCTTGAAGCGGTTCGTCACAATCTCCAAGAAAGAGGAGGTTGTGGCAGCCATCGCTGATGTCGCAATTAACGGCAACGTATCGAAACCACAAGACGATGCTGTTACCTCCCTGCCCTCACCAGCTGCAGCGGGGGAGAAGAAAGCCGCTGGTGGTTCTGAAAGTGCAAGGGATGGCGGCGGGCAACAGCAGAGACTGCCTACCGCTGAAGCGGGGGCAAATAGAGATGGTCTGGAAGCTGCAGATGCACCGACTGAGGTCGAGGCCTTCTCCGGGGAACATGCTGTGGCCGGCTGGCCTTCTTGGCTAACTGATGTAGCCGCGGAAGCAGTAAACGGGTGGCAGCCTCGGAGAGCCGGATCATTTGAGAAACTAGACAAG ATTGGACAAGGAACTTACAGTACTGTGTATAGAGCCCGTGATCATGAAACTGGAAAATTTGTTGCACTCAAGAAAGTGCGATTTGTTAATATGGATCCTGAAAGCGTTCGCTTTATGGCACGAGAAATTCATGTTCTGCGCCGGCTTGATCACCCAAATGTTATAAAGCTTGAAGGAATAGTTGCATCACAAAAGTCATGCAACTTGTATCTTGTTTTTGAGTACATGGAGCATGATCTCGCGGGACTTGCTGCAAAGCCTGGTGTCAAGTTTACTGAACCACAG GTGAAGTGTTATACGCAACAGTTGCTTGAAGGGCTTGTTCATTGTCACAGTCGAGGGGTTTTGCATCGGGATATCAAGGGCTCAAATCTTCTGATTGATGATAATGGCATTCTTAAAATAGCAGATTTTGGGCTAGCAACACTTTTCAATCCTGAGCAGAAACAGCCATTGACAAGTCGTGTGGTAACGCTGTGGTATCGACCCCCTGAGCTTTTGCTTGGTGCTACAGAGTATGGTGTTGCCGTTGATTTGTGGAGTACTGGATGCATCCTTGCAGAGTTGCTTGCAGGGAAGCCAGTCATGCCTGGAAGAACGGAG GTGGAACAACTGCACAAGATTTTTAAACTCTGTGGATCACCACATGATGAGTACTGGAAGAAACTGAAGTTGCCAAATGCAACTATCTTCAAACCTCAGCACCAATATAAGCGTTGTGTTGCAGAGACATTCAAGGATTTTCCTTCATCAGCTTTAACTCTCTTGGATTCTCTTCTATCAATAGAACCGGCACATCGTGGAACAGCAGCTTCAGCCCTTGAGAGTGAA TTCTTCAAAACTAAGCCATTTGCCTGCAAACCGTCAAATTTGCCTAAATATCCACCAAGCAAGGAGTATGATGCTAAAATCCAGGGCCAGGAAATTAGGAG GAAAAGAGCAGAAGCTACCAAGGACCGATCAGGTTCTGCTAGACCAGGTACAAGAGAAACCAAAGCTATGCTTGATGCAAATGTGGAGCAGCAG GCACAGACAAATCCCAAAAGCATCAGCGAGAAGTACAACAATGCACAAGATGAAATTGGGCCAGGATTTCTTATCGACACCCCTGTAGGAACAACGCATACTGGTTTCTACCACTCAGGCACTAGGAATGTGAATCAGGAAGAGCTCTCCATTCCCGGACGTTCGTACAGTTCTGTGAGGGTGTCCAATGGCCCTCAGTTGCAGACACACAGATCTTACATGCATCAGTCAGGAGCTGCCAACTTCTCAGGTTCAGTAGCACCAAGAAGCACTGCAAACTCCAGATACAATAGGCATGATGTTACTGAGCCCTCTGACAAGCATACACTTGATGGACCTTCCTCTGTCCATAAGAAGGATGGCAGAATAGTGACCAAGGATTCCACTGTG GATTATGGCACGAGGAACAAAAGAATCCACTACTCCGGACCATTGATGCCTCCTGGAGGAAATATAGAAGACATGCTCAAAGAACATGAGAGGCAGATCCAAGAGGCGGTACGCAAAGCGCGGGTCGATAAAGTCAAAACCAAGAAGAATCTTTAA
- the LOC103972938 gene encoding ras-related protein RABA2a, with product MARRADEEYDYLFKVVLIGDSGVGKSNILSRFTRNEFCLESKSTIGVEFATRTLQVEGRIIKAQIWDTAGQERYRAITSAYYRGALGAVLVYDVTKPTSFENISRWLKELRDHADSNISIMLIGNKTDLKHLRAVASEDAQSYAEKEGLSFIETSALEATNVEEAFQMILGEIYRVISKKNISSDESGLAAGVKEGKTIVVSASDSGTKKQCCST from the exons ATGGCGAGGAGAGCGGACGAGGAGTACGACTACCTGTTCAAGGTCGTGCTGATCGGCGACTCGGGCGTGGGCAAATCCAACATCCTCTCCCGCTTCACCCGCAATGAGTTCTGCCTCGAGTCCAAGTCCACCATCGGTGTCGAATTCGCCACCCGAACCCTCCAG GTAGAAGGTCGGATAATAAAAGCCCAAATATGGGACACAGCAGGCCAGGAGCGATATCGGGCAATAACCAGTGCTTACTACCGTGGAGCCCTTGGTGCTGTCCTAGTCTATGACGTGACCAAGCCAACATCATTCGAGAACATCAGTCGGTGGCTCAAGGAGCTTCGCGACCATGCTGATTCCAATATTTCAATCATGCTCATTGGTAATAAGACTGACCTTAAGCACCTTCGTGCGGTGGCCTCAGAAGATGCACAAAGCTATGCTGAGAAGGAAGGGCTTTCTTTTATCGAGACATCGGCACTGGAGGCTACCAATGTTGAGGAGGCCTTTCAGATGATTCTTGGGGAGATTTATCGAGTCATCAGTAAAAAGAACATCTCTTCTGATGAGTCTGGACTCGCCGCAGGTGTCAAAGAGGGGAAGACCATTGTGGTTTCTGCATCAGATTCTGGCACAAAGAAACAATGCTGCTCAACATAA